A section of the Ruania halotolerans genome encodes:
- a CDS encoding DUF4870 domain-containing protein, which yields MTQQSDQQPHQAGGEDRTIAILAHLSPIIAMIVSAGFVSIAGPLLVWLIWRGRGPLVRNAAASSFNFHLTVWVAMVIGWILFFTFVLLPVGLVLIVVPGLLQLIFSIIGAVRASRGEVYRYPFQIRILN from the coding sequence ATGACCCAGCAGTCTGACCAGCAGCCGCACCAGGCAGGGGGCGAGGACCGCACCATCGCGATCCTCGCGCACCTCTCCCCCATCATCGCCATGATCGTCAGCGCAGGATTCGTCTCCATTGCGGGTCCATTGCTCGTCTGGCTGATCTGGCGCGGGCGGGGACCGCTGGTTCGCAATGCCGCCGCGAGTTCGTTCAACTTCCACCTCACCGTCTGGGTGGCGATGGTGATCGGATGGATCCTGTTCTTCACATTCGTGCTGCTGCCGGTCGGGCTCGTGCTGATCGTCGTGCCAGGACTCCTGCAACTCATCTTCTCGATCATCGGAGCGGTACGCGCCAGTCGCGGGGAGGTCTACCGCTACCCATTCCAGATTCGCATCCTGAACTGA
- a CDS encoding ASCH domain-containing protein produces MDSDEVAAFWKQARVRGRVAWLEPFVGQHRVSTLPPPAFAFAPEPHLAQDMAEAVLEGRRTAVSTLRSEFPSEGDLPQEGDLAIVLDGRDHPVALIRTVEVRVCRFAEVDERHAHGEGEESVHEWQRRYRTVLAADEASEVVLERIVLVFPPVQKVTTGVPQHS; encoded by the coding sequence ATGGATTCGGACGAAGTCGCTGCGTTCTGGAAGCAGGCGCGAGTGCGTGGGCGGGTGGCCTGGCTCGAGCCGTTCGTGGGCCAGCACCGGGTGAGCACGTTGCCACCGCCGGCGTTCGCTTTCGCCCCGGAACCTCACCTGGCTCAGGACATGGCCGAGGCGGTACTCGAGGGGCGGCGGACCGCCGTCAGTACGCTCCGTTCGGAATTTCCCTCCGAGGGCGACCTCCCCCAAGAGGGTGACCTCGCCATCGTGCTGGACGGCCGCGACCATCCGGTCGCACTGATCCGCACCGTGGAGGTACGGGTGTGCCGGTTCGCCGAGGTGGATGAGCGGCATGCCCACGGTGAGGGGGAGGAGAGCGTGCACGAGTGGCAGCGGCGTTACCGCACGGTCCTGGCAGCGGATGAGGCGAGTGAGGTGGTGCTCGAGCGGATCGTGTTGGTGTTCCCGCCCGTGCAGAAGGTCACCACGGGCGTCCCGCAGCACAGCTGA
- a CDS encoding 3-isopropylmalate dehydrogenase: MARTIKLAVVGGDGIGPEVTAEGLKVLDAALAGTDVTIERTDFELGAARWHATGETLTDDDLAAISSHDAILLGAVGDPTVPSGVLERGLLLKLRFALDHYVNLRPSRLFPGVPGPLANPGAVDFVVVREGTEGPYVGNGGALRVGTPHEIATEVSVNTAHGVERVVRDAFARAQARPRKKLTLVHKHNVLVHAGHLWRRTVDAVAPEFADVTVDYLHVDAATIFMTTDPARFDVIVTDNLFGDIITDLAAAITGGIGLAASGNVNPDRTFPSMFEPVHGSAPDIAGQQKADPTAAILSVALLLDHLGLAEQARRIEAAVEADLAARDGSVRSTAQIGDALAARVAG; the protein is encoded by the coding sequence ATGGCACGCACGATCAAGCTCGCAGTCGTCGGTGGTGACGGAATCGGCCCCGAGGTGACCGCCGAAGGTCTCAAGGTGCTCGACGCAGCATTGGCTGGCACCGACGTGACCATCGAGCGCACCGACTTCGAGTTGGGGGCCGCACGGTGGCACGCCACGGGTGAGACCCTCACCGATGACGATCTCGCCGCGATCAGCTCCCACGATGCGATTCTGCTCGGCGCCGTCGGTGACCCGACTGTGCCCTCTGGCGTGCTCGAGCGGGGCCTGCTGCTGAAGCTTCGCTTCGCCCTGGACCACTACGTGAACCTGCGCCCTTCGCGACTCTTCCCGGGTGTGCCGGGCCCGCTGGCCAATCCCGGTGCGGTGGACTTCGTCGTTGTGCGCGAAGGCACGGAGGGCCCCTACGTGGGCAATGGCGGCGCCCTGCGTGTGGGCACCCCGCATGAGATCGCCACCGAGGTCAGCGTGAACACCGCCCACGGTGTGGAGCGCGTGGTTCGGGACGCCTTCGCACGCGCCCAGGCTCGCCCCCGCAAGAAGCTCACCCTCGTGCACAAGCACAACGTGCTCGTACACGCCGGGCACCTGTGGCGCCGCACCGTCGACGCCGTCGCACCCGAGTTTGCGGACGTCACCGTGGACTACCTGCACGTGGACGCGGCCACCATCTTCATGACCACGGACCCGGCTCGGTTCGACGTGATCGTCACCGACAACCTGTTCGGCGACATCATCACCGACCTCGCCGCTGCGATCACCGGCGGTATCGGGCTCGCCGCTTCCGGCAATGTGAACCCGGACCGCACGTTCCCCTCGATGTTCGAGCCGGTGCACGGATCCGCGCCAGACATCGCGGGCCAGCAGAAGGCCGACCCGACCGCAGCGATCCTCTCGGTCGCGCTGTTGCTCGACCACCTGGGCCTCGCCGAACAGGCCCGGCGCATCGAGGCAGCCGTGGAAGCCGATCTCGCTGCGCGCGACGGCAGCGTCCGCAGCACTGCCCAGATCGGCGACGCCCTCGCCGCACGAGTAGCCGGCTGA
- a CDS encoding branched-chain amino acid aminotransferase yields the protein MTEQIHADASAFAVRPSSHPRSLAERTAALEHLAFGTTFSDHMAHAVWTPDAGWHDQRIEAYGPISLDPAAAVLHYAQEIFEGLKAYRHADGSVWAFRPEANAHRFATSAHRLALPELPAEHFLGSIEALVRTDLEWVPDSPGSSLYLRPFMFASEPFLGVRPAKQVDYLLIASPSGPYFTSGFQPVSIWVAEDYHRAGPGGTGAAKCGGNYAASLLPQQQAAAHGCAQVCFLDAATNTYLEELGGMNVFLITDDGAVHTPELTGTILEGVTRSSILQLLRDDGRDVHERQITLAEITEQVASGRITEIFACGTAAVVTPVGHLKGAEFDLTVADGNAGALTQWLYGHLTDLQYGRTPDPYGWMRRLD from the coding sequence ATGACTGAGCAGATCCACGCCGATGCGTCGGCGTTCGCGGTGCGACCCTCCTCGCACCCACGCAGCCTGGCCGAGCGCACTGCCGCGCTCGAACACCTGGCGTTCGGCACCACCTTCTCCGACCACATGGCCCACGCCGTCTGGACGCCTGATGCCGGGTGGCACGACCAGCGGATCGAGGCCTACGGGCCGATCAGCCTGGATCCGGCGGCAGCGGTGCTGCACTACGCGCAGGAGATCTTCGAAGGGCTGAAGGCGTATCGGCACGCGGACGGGTCTGTCTGGGCGTTCCGCCCCGAGGCGAACGCCCATCGATTCGCCACCAGCGCGCACCGTCTCGCACTGCCCGAGCTGCCTGCCGAGCACTTCCTGGGCTCCATCGAGGCTCTCGTGCGCACCGATCTGGAGTGGGTGCCGGACTCCCCGGGGTCCTCGCTGTATCTACGCCCGTTCATGTTCGCCTCCGAGCCGTTCCTCGGGGTCCGTCCGGCCAAGCAGGTGGACTACCTGCTCATCGCCTCCCCGTCCGGCCCGTACTTCACCTCGGGGTTCCAACCGGTCTCCATCTGGGTGGCTGAGGACTATCACCGGGCCGGCCCGGGCGGAACCGGGGCAGCCAAATGCGGTGGAAACTACGCTGCCAGCCTGCTCCCGCAGCAGCAGGCGGCCGCGCACGGGTGTGCTCAGGTGTGCTTCCTCGATGCCGCGACGAACACCTACCTCGAAGAACTCGGTGGGATGAACGTCTTCCTCATCACCGACGACGGCGCCGTGCACACGCCAGAACTCACCGGCACCATCCTTGAAGGGGTGACCCGCAGCTCCATCCTGCAACTCCTCCGCGACGATGGCCGCGACGTGCACGAGCGGCAAATCACGTTGGCGGAGATCACCGAGCAGGTGGCCTCGGGTCGGATCACGGAGATCTTCGCCTGCGGGACGGCGGCGGTGGTGACCCCGGTGGGCCACCTCAAAGGGGCCGAGTTCGACCTCACCGTGGCCGATGGGAACGCCGGAGCGCTCACCCAATGGCTGTATGGGCACCTCACCGATCTGCAGTACGGCCGCACCCCGGACCCGTACGGGTGGATGCGTCGCTTGGACTGA